A region from the Pseudomonas sp. KU26590 genome encodes:
- a CDS encoding ATP-binding protein, with translation MDFVAKDFSGLNSITHSGITKHFKNVAPCQALAELVWNGLDAGASKIDVLVESTDTGGTISVTIVDNGSGINFNKPDDNFRRFNDSLKKDSFDSHGSQGRGRLAFHKICNTATWHTRYENVDAKIQVFSSNLSAVSGTTISASEQLIALAGAESGTCVTLSHFDKNLPPTGSIIHEFSKEFGAHLVLMPQKEITVNGDKVLPQPHTKSSTLIQTKLASFDVDLIQWEDKPGAEKSFLYFVSRKLKTIYKQYSSLNKKRDYYTSVFVKSSFLERYVKEEGALSEPFDAFLVSEDYRILIREMNGFLRTSYANFLIGKAQEQVDAFEKAGDFPDYDALDVAESKWRLSHVKEIVKAVLIREPRLFVGGNKRQRRLIIRLLDKLSVSSENSGIFEVLESVLNLDAAAMKQLADQLKKTKLDNIIQTIEILQHRELAVCQLKEIMNVHYKDVLETPDLQKIIENNTWLFGPAYEILGAEEDTFTTTAKNLRSKVKDITAIELADLASGVDIDGANRQVDLLLVRKKLQFDAKGRRFFRCVIVEIKRPGVSLNNKHLNQLDEYAAILSHYPEFNSELTRFELILIGRSISKGAYSIHSRLKSSEIHGEPGLLTNDNKIKTYIKTWPTIFDEFEITNDYLLDNLKTQRASLSSRSKEELLESLQKESV, from the coding sequence ATGGATTTCGTCGCAAAGGATTTTTCTGGATTAAACTCGATTACCCACAGTGGTATCACCAAACATTTTAAAAATGTCGCACCATGTCAAGCGCTTGCAGAGCTCGTGTGGAATGGTCTAGACGCAGGCGCGTCCAAGATAGATGTGTTGGTCGAAAGCACCGATACCGGTGGGACAATTTCAGTGACCATCGTGGACAACGGCAGCGGAATCAACTTCAATAAGCCAGATGATAATTTCCGTCGGTTCAATGACTCGTTGAAAAAGGACTCTTTTGACTCTCACGGATCTCAAGGTCGCGGTCGATTGGCATTTCACAAAATATGCAACACCGCTACCTGGCATACTCGTTACGAAAATGTTGATGCAAAAATACAGGTTTTTAGTAGCAATTTAAGTGCTGTCAGCGGGACAACCATTAGTGCGAGCGAGCAACTCATCGCGCTAGCAGGAGCCGAGTCCGGCACGTGTGTTACGCTTAGCCACTTCGATAAGAACTTACCTCCAACAGGTTCGATAATCCATGAGTTCAGCAAGGAGTTTGGGGCGCATTTAGTGTTGATGCCGCAAAAAGAAATCACCGTAAACGGTGATAAAGTTCTTCCCCAGCCTCATACAAAGTCGTCAACTCTTATCCAGACGAAGCTGGCAAGTTTCGATGTAGACCTAATTCAGTGGGAGGATAAACCTGGCGCTGAGAAATCGTTTCTGTATTTCGTGTCTCGAAAACTCAAAACAATATATAAACAATATAGCAGCCTCAACAAAAAGCGGGATTACTATACTTCTGTTTTCGTAAAATCCTCATTCCTCGAACGTTACGTGAAAGAAGAGGGAGCCTTGTCTGAGCCATTCGACGCATTTCTAGTTTCCGAGGACTATAGAATACTCATTAGGGAAATGAATGGCTTCCTGCGGACAAGCTACGCAAATTTCCTGATCGGCAAAGCTCAGGAACAGGTAGATGCGTTCGAAAAGGCAGGTGACTTTCCAGACTATGATGCGTTGGACGTAGCAGAATCAAAATGGCGTCTATCCCATGTCAAGGAAATAGTTAAGGCTGTTTTAATTCGCGAGCCAAGACTTTTCGTCGGAGGCAACAAACGCCAGCGGCGATTAATTATTCGATTGTTAGACAAGCTCTCGGTCTCAAGCGAGAATAGCGGAATATTCGAAGTGCTCGAAAGCGTACTCAATCTGGATGCCGCCGCCATGAAGCAGCTCGCTGATCAATTGAAAAAAACGAAGCTTGACAACATCATACAGACTATCGAAATCCTCCAGCACCGGGAGCTAGCCGTTTGCCAGTTGAAGGAAATTATGAATGTTCATTACAAGGATGTTTTGGAGACACCAGATCTTCAAAAAATTATCGAAAACAACACTTGGTTGTTTGGACCGGCCTACGAGATTCTCGGAGCTGAAGAAGACACTTTCACCACAACCGCCAAAAACCTGAGATCAAAAGTCAAAGATATCACTGCAATTGAGCTGGCCGATCTCGCTAGCGGAGTTGATATTGATGGCGCTAACCGGCAGGTTGATCTATTGCTGGTGCGCAAGAAGCTACAGTTTGATGCAAAAGGACGCAGATTTTTCCGATGCGTAATCGTTGAAATCAAACGTCCGGGCGTATCTCTTAATAACAAGCATTTGAATCAGCTTGATGAATATGCTGCGATCTTGAGTCATTACCCAGAATTCAACAGCGAACTAACTAGGTTTGAATTGATTTTAATAGGTCGTAGCATTTCTAAAGGAGCGTACTCGATTCATAGCCGCCTAAAGAGTTCGGAGATTCACGGCGAGCCAGGACTCCTTACGAATGACAACAAGATTAAGACATATATCAAAACTTGGCCTACCATCTTTGATGAATTTGAAATCACCAACGATTACCTCTTGGACAACCTGAAAACGCAGCGAGCCTCTCTATCTTCAAGATCGAAGGAGGAGCTTCTAGAAAGTCTGCAAAAAGAATCAGTTTGA
- the csrA gene encoding carbon storage regulator CsrA — protein MLILTRRPGETIRINDDIQITVTRTQGQQVWIGITAPREIQVHREEIYQRIQEQLSGPAQPANQLAS, from the coding sequence ATGCTCATCCTCACCCGCCGCCCCGGCGAAACCATCCGCATCAACGACGACATCCAGATCACCGTCACCCGAACTCAGGGCCAGCAAGTCTGGATAGGGATCACCGCCCCCCGCGAAATCCAGGTGCATCGGGAGGAAATCTACCAGCGCATTCAAGAGCAGCTGTCGGGCCCCGCCCAACCTGCGAACCAGCTGGCCTCATAA